One window of Papio anubis isolate 15944 chromosome 10, Panubis1.0, whole genome shotgun sequence genomic DNA carries:
- the COL3A1 gene encoding collagen alpha-1(III) chain, protein MMSFVQKGSWLLLALLHPTIILAQQEAVEGGCSHLGQSYADRDVWKPEPCQICVCDSGSVLCDDIICDDQELDCPNPEIPFGECCAVCPQPPTAPTRPPNGQGPQGPKGDPGPPGIPGRNGDPGIPGQPGSPGSPGPPGICESCPTGPQNYSPQYDSYDVKSGVAVGGLGGYPGPAGPPGPPGPPGTSGHPGSPGSPGYQGPPGEPGQAGPAGPPGPPGAMGPSGPAGKDGESGRPGRPGERGLPGPPGIKGPAGIPGFPGMKGHRGFDGRNGEKGETGAPGLKGENGLPGENGAPGPMGPRGAPGERGRPGLPGAAGARGNDGARGSDGQPGPPGPPGTAGFPGSPGAKGEVGPAGSPGSNGAPGQRGEPGPQGHAGAQGPPGPPGSSGSPGGKGEMGPAGIPGAPGLMGARGPPGPPGANGAPGLRGGAGEPGKNGAKGEPGPRGERGEAGIPGVPGAKGEDGKDGSPGEPGANGLPGAAGERGAPGFRGPAGPNGIPGEKGPAGERGAPGPAGPRGAAGEPGRDGVPGGPGMRGMPGSPGGPGSDGKPGPPGSQGESGRPGPPGPSGPRGQPGVMGFPGPKGNDGAPGKNGERGGPGGPGPQGPPGKNGETGPQGPPGPTGPGGDKGDTGPPGPQGLQGLPGTGGPPGENGKPGEPGPKGDAGSPGAPGGKGDAGAPGERGPPGLAGAPGLRGGAGPPGPEGGKGAAGPPGPPGAAGTPGLQGMPGERGGPGSPGPKGDKGEPGGPGADGVPGKDGPRGPTGPIGPPGPAGQPGDKGEGGAPGLPGIAGPRGGPGERGEPGPPGPAGFPGAPGQNGEPGGKGERGAPGEKGEGGPPGVAGPPGGSGPAGPPGPQGVKGERGSPGGPGAAGFPGARGLPGPPGNNGNPGPPGPGGSPGKDGPPGPAGNTGAPGSPGVSGPKGDAGQPGEKGSPGPQGPPGAPGPLGIAGITGARGLAGPPGMPGPRGNPGPQGVKGESGKPGANGLSGERGPPGPQGLPGLAGAAGEPGRDGNPGSDGLPGRDGSPGGKGDRGENGSPGAPGAPGHPGPPGPVGPAGKSGDRGESGPAGPAGAPGPAGSRGAPGPQGPRGDKGETGERGANGIKGHRGFPGNPGAPGSPGPAGQQGAIGSPGPAGPRGPVGPSGPPGKDGTSGHPGPIGPPGPRGNRGERGSEGSPGHPGQPGPPGPPGAPGPCCGGVGAAAIAGVGGEKAGGFAPYYGDEPMDFKINTDEIMTSLKSVNGQIESLISPDGTRKNPARNCRDLKFCHPELKSGEYWVDPNQGCKLDAIKVFCNMETGETCISASPLNVPRKHWWTDSGAEKKHIWFGESMDGGFQFSYGNPELPEDVLDVQLAFLRLLSSRASQNITYHCKNSIAYMDQASGNVKKALKLMGSNEGEFKAEGNSKFTYTVLEDGCTKHTGEWSKTVFEYRTRKAVRLPIVDIAPYDIGGPDQEFGVDVGPVCFL, encoded by the exons CTGTTGAAGGAGGATGTTCCCATCTTGGTCAGTCCTATGCGGATAGAGATGTCTGGAAGCCAGAACCATGCCAAATTTGTGTCTGTGACTCAGGATCCGTTCTCTGTGATGACATAATATGTGACGATCAAGAATTAGACTGCCccaacccagaaattccatttggAGAATGTTGTGCAGTTTGCCCGCAGCCTCCAACTGCT ccTACTCGCCCTCCTAATGGTCAAGGACCTCAAGGCCCCAAGGGAGATCCA GGCCCTCCTGGTATTCCTGGGAGAAATGGTGACCCTGGTATTCCAGGACAACCAGGTTCCCCTGGTTCTCCTGGCCCCCCTGGAATCTGTGAATCATGCCCCACTGGTCCTCAG AACTATTCTCCCCAGTATGATTCATATGATGTCAAGTCTGGAGTAGCAGTAGGAGGACTCGGTGGCTATCCTGGACCAGCT GGCCCCCCAGGCCCTCCCGGTCCCCCTGGTACATCTGGTCATCCTGGTTCCCCT GGATCTCCAGGATACCAAGGACCCCCTGGTGAACCTGGACAAGCTGGTCCTGCA gGCCCTCCAGGACCTCCTGGTGCTATGGGTCCATCTGGTCCTGCTGGAAAagat GGAGAATCAGGTAGACCCGGACGACCTGGAGAGCGAGGATTGCCTGGACCTCCA gGTATCAAAGGTCCAGCTGGGATACCTGGATTCCCTGGTATGAAAGGACACAGA GGCTTCGATGGACGAAATGGAGAAAAGGGCGAAACAGGTGCTCCTGGATTAAAG GGTGAAAATGGTCTTCCAGGTGAAAATGGAGCTCCTGGACCCATG GGTCCAAGAGGAGCTCCTGGTGAGAGAGGACGGCCAGGACTTCCTGGAGCCGCG GGTGCTCGAGGTAATGACGGTGCTCGAGGCAGTGATGGTCAACCA ggcCCTCCTGGTCCTCCTGGAACTGCCGGATTCCCTGGATCCCCTGGTGCTAAG GGTGAAGTTGGACCTGCAGGGTCTCCTGGTTCAAATGGTGCCCCTGGACAAAGAGGAGAACCTGGACCTCAGGGACATGCTGGTGCTCAAGGTCCTCCT GGCCCTCCTGGGAGTAGTGGTAGTCCTGGTGGTAAAGGTGAAATG ggTCCCGCTGGCATTCCTGGAGCTCCTGGACTGATGGGAGCCCGGGGTCCTCCAGGACCACCCGGTGCTAATGGTGCTCCTGGACTGCGAGGTGGTGCA GGTGAACCTGGTAAGAATGGTGCCAAAGGAGAGCCAGGACCACGTGGTGAACGC ggtgaGGCCGGTATTCCAGGTGTTCCAGGAGCTAAAGGCGAAGATGGCAAGGATGGATCACCTGGAGAACCTGGCGCAAATGGGCTTCCAGGAGCTGCAGGAGAAAGG GGTGCCCCTGGGTTCCGAGGACCTGCTGGGCCAAATGGCATCCCAGGAGAAAAG GGTCCTGCTGGAGAGCGTGGTGCTCCAGGCCCTGCAGGGCCCAGAGGAGCAGCTGGAGAACCTGGCAGAGATGGTGTCCCTGGAGGTCCAGGAATGAGG GGCATGCCCGGAAGTCCAGGAGGACCAGGAAGTGATGGGAAACCAGGGCCTCcc gGAAGTCAAGGAGAAAGCGGTCGACCAGGTCCTCCTGGGCCATCTGGTCCCCGAGGTCAGCCCGGTGTCATGGGTTTCCCCGGTCCTAAAGGAAATGAT GGTGCTCCTGGTAAGAATGGAGAACGAGGTGGCCCTGGAGGACCTGGCCCTCAG GGTCCTCCTGGAAAGAATGGTGAAACTGGACCTCAGGGACCCCCAGGGCCTACT gggcctggtggtgacaaaggaGACACAGGACCCCCTGGTCCACAGGGATTACAA GGCTTGCCTGGTACAGGTGGTCCtccaggagaaaatggaaaacctGGGGAACCA GGTCCAAAGGGTGATGCCGGTTCACCTGGAGCTCCAGGAGGCAAG GGTGATGCTGGTGCCCCTGGTGAACGTGGACCTCCTGGATTGGCAGGGGCCCCAGGACTTAGAGGTGGAGCTGGTCCCCCTGGTCCCGAAGGAGGAAAG GGCGCTGCTGGTCCTCCTGGGCCACCTGGTGCTGCTGGTACTCCTGGTCTGCAAGGAATGCCTGGAGAAAGAGGAGGTCCTGGAAGTCCTGGTCCAAAGGGTGACAAG GGTGAACCAGGTGGTCCAGGTGCTGATGGTGTCCCAGGGAAAGATGGTCCAAGG ggTCCTACTGGTCCTATTGGTCCTCCTGGCCCAGCTGGCCAGCCTGGAGATAAG GGTGAAGGTGGTGCCCCTGGACTTCCAGGTATAGCTGGACCTCGTGGTGGCCCT GGTGAGAGAGGTGAACCTGGCCCTCCAGGACCTGCTGGCTTCCCTGGTGCTCCT GGACAGAATGGTGAGCCTGGTGGTAAAGGAGAAAGAGGCGCTCCGGGTGAGAAAGGTGAAGGAGGCCCTCCTGGAGTTGCAGGACCCCCTGGAGGTTCTGGACCTGCT GGTCCTCCTGGTCCTCAAGGTGTCAAAGGTGAACGTGGCAGTCCTGGTGGACCC GGTGCTGCTGGCTTCCCTGGTGCTCGTGGTCTTCCTGGTCCTCCTGGTAATAAT GGTAACCCAGGACCCCCAGGTCCCGGCGGTTCTCCAGGCAAGGATGGGCCCCCAGGTCCTGCGGGTAACACAGGTGCTCCTGGCAGCCCTGGAGTGTCTGGACCAAAAGGTGATGCTGGTCAACCAGGAGAGAAGGGATCACCTGGTCCCCAGGGTCCCCCA GGAGCTCCAGGCCCACTTggaattgctgggattactggagcACGGGGTCTTGCAGGACCACCAGGCATGCCAGGTCCTAGGGGAAACCCTGGCCCTCAGGGTGTCAAG GGTGAAAGTGGGAAACCAGGAGCTAACGGTCTCAGTGGAGAACGTGGTCCCCCTGGACCACAGGGTCTTCCTGGTCTGGCTGGTGCAGCTGGTGAACCTGGAAGAGAT gGAAACCCTGGATCAGATGGTCTTCCAGGCCGAGATGGATCTCCTGGTGGCAAG GGTGATCGTGGTGAAAACGGCTCTCCTGGTGCCCCTGGTGCTCCTGGTCATCCAGGCCCACCTGGTCCTGTTGGTCCAGCTGGAAAGAGTGGTGACAGAGGAGAAAGT GGCCCTGCCGGCCCTGCTGGTGCTCCTGGTCCTGCTGGCTCCCGAGGTGCTCCT ggTCCTCAAGGCCCACGTGGTGACAAAGGTGAAACAGGTGAACGTGGAGCTAATGGCATTAAAGGACATCGAGGATTCCCTGGTAATCCAGGTGCCCCAGGTTCTCCA GGCCCTGCTGGTCAGCAGGGTGCAATTGGTAGTCCAGGTCCTGCAGGCCCCAGA GGACCTGTTGGACCCAGTGGACCTCCTGGCAAAGATGGAACTAGTGGACATCCTGGTCCCATTGGACCACCAGGGCCTCGAGGTAACAGAGGTGAAAGAGGATCTGAG GGCTCCCCAGGCCACCCAGGGCAACCAGGCCCTCCTGGACCTCCTGGTGCCCCTGGTCCTTGCTGCGGTGGTGTTGGAGCCGCTGCCATTGCTGGGGTTGGAGGTGAAAAAGCTGGCGGTTTTGCCCCATATTATGGAGATGAACCAATGGATTTCAAAATCAACACCGATGAGATTATGACTTCACTCAAGTCTGTTAACGGACAAATAGAAAGCCTCATTAGTCCTGATGGTACTCGTAAAAACCCTGCTAGAAACTGCAGAGACCTGAAATTCTGCCATCCTGAACTCAAGAGTG GAGAATACTGGGTTGACCCTAACCAAGGATGCAAATTGGATGCCATCAAGGTATTCTGTAATATGGAAACTGGGGAAACATGCATAAGTGCCAGTCCTTTGAATGTTCCACGGAAACACTGGTGGACAGATTCTGGTGCTGAGAAGAAACACATTTGGTTTGGAGAGTCCATGGATGGTGGTTTTCAG TTTAGCTATGGCAATCCTGAACTTCCTGAAGATGTCCTTGACGTGCAGCTGGCATTCCTTCGACTTCTCTCCAGCCGAGCTTCCCAGAACATCACATATCACTGCAAAAATAGCATTGCGTACATGGATCAAGCCAGTGGAAATGTAAAGAAGGCCCTGAAGCTGATGGGGTCAAATGAAGGTGAATTCAAGGCTGAAGGAAATAGCAAATTCACctacacagttctggaggatggcTGCACG AAACACACTGGGGAATGGAGCAAAACAGTCTTTGAATATCGAACACGCAAGGCTGTGAGACTACCTATTGTAGATATTGCACCCTATGACATTGGTGGTCCTGATCAAGAATTTGGTGTGGACGTTGGCCCTGTTTGCTTTTTATAA